In Streptomyces sp. NBC_00483, a single window of DNA contains:
- a CDS encoding TetR/AcrR family transcriptional regulator, with the protein MAPPVTRRPVGHHHGDLRNSLLRASLELVGERGPHGFTLAEASRRAGVSVAAPYKHFADRDALLAELATQGYREQRSRFAAAVEGIEGPVEQLASFAAAYVRFASEEPALFDVTFNAGLDKSRFTELATAGDKVARLLLPVARQLASDPDAAFDLLLRIAAAAHGLAVFLRQGLFGVGTAVLSDAEEKAARSARAIAQQAPPGAQLQDEEGPRS; encoded by the coding sequence ATGGCTCCTCCCGTTACCCGACGCCCCGTCGGCCACCACCATGGCGACCTCCGCAACTCCCTCCTGCGGGCGTCCTTGGAGCTGGTCGGTGAGCGAGGTCCGCACGGCTTTACCCTGGCCGAGGCGAGCCGCCGGGCCGGAGTGAGCGTCGCGGCGCCGTACAAGCACTTCGCCGACCGGGACGCGCTGCTGGCGGAACTCGCCACGCAGGGCTACCGCGAGCAGCGCAGTCGCTTCGCCGCGGCCGTGGAGGGCATCGAGGGCCCCGTCGAACAACTGGCGTCCTTCGCTGCGGCATACGTCAGATTCGCCTCCGAGGAACCTGCCCTGTTCGACGTGACCTTCAATGCGGGACTCGACAAGTCCAGGTTCACCGAACTCGCCACGGCGGGCGACAAGGTGGCCCGCCTCCTGTTGCCGGTGGCCCGACAGCTCGCCTCAGACCCGGACGCCGCGTTCGACCTGCTGCTCAGGATCGCCGCTGCCGCGCACGGCCTGGCAGTTTTCCTGCGACAGGGCCTGTTCGGTGTGGGAACCGCGGTCCTCTCGGACGCCGAGGAGAAGGCAGCCCGCTCGGCGCGGGCAATTGCGCAACAGGCGCCCCCTGGCGCGCAGCTACAGGACGAAGAAGGGCCACGTTCGTGA
- a CDS encoding aromatic-ring-hydroxylating dioxygenase subunit beta, whose protein sequence is MSTTESQAPAAARPVSGVTLAEVEQFLYAEAALLDDWRLEEWVELFTLDCTYEIPATDVPDSDPGLTWSLIHDRRTMLEQRIIRLKKPEAHAEFPHSQTSRIIGNVRLTDRLEQSLLVEANFLVSRMKAGKFDQYAGRHYYELVPAAEGFLIRRKKSVLAHDRLDPQGKISFVL, encoded by the coding sequence ATGAGTACCACAGAATCGCAGGCGCCGGCGGCCGCCCGACCCGTCTCCGGTGTCACCCTGGCCGAGGTCGAGCAGTTCCTGTACGCCGAGGCGGCGTTGCTCGACGACTGGCGCCTCGAGGAGTGGGTGGAGCTGTTCACCCTCGACTGCACCTACGAGATCCCGGCGACTGATGTCCCGGACTCGGACCCCGGACTGACCTGGTCGCTGATCCACGACCGGCGCACCATGCTGGAGCAACGGATCATCCGGCTGAAGAAGCCCGAGGCCCACGCCGAGTTCCCGCACTCGCAGACCAGCCGGATCATCGGCAACGTCCGGCTCACCGACCGGCTCGAGCAGTCGCTGCTCGTCGAGGCCAACTTCCTCGTTTCGCGCATGAAGGCGGGCAAGTTCGACCAGTACGCCGGCCGGCACTACTACGAGCTGGTGCCCGCCGCGGAGGGCTTCCTCATCCGCCGCAAGAAGAGCGTTCTCGCGCATGACCGGCTCGACCCCCAAGGCAAGATCTCGTTCGTCCTTTGA
- a CDS encoding SDR family oxidoreductase, with translation MSAERFAGRVAVVTGGASPIGFGIASRLAADGAAVVLGDFDRERLECLGAELAAEAPGRVHTMLGDLSRREDAAALMGAATERFGRLDVLVNCAGGGVIRPTPDHTEETLRATVDRNLWTTLYCTLEALPAMSAAGYGRIVNVGAESVRNGLFRHAIYNAAKGGVHAVATGLAREYAEQGITVNVVAPAWITTPEADARIAASPEAERADWAVFMDQMRATIPMKRPGTVAEVAAAVAFVASEEASYITGQTISVNGGSSML, from the coding sequence ATGAGCGCGGAGCGTTTCGCCGGCCGGGTCGCCGTCGTCACCGGCGGCGCCAGTCCCATCGGGTTCGGGATCGCGTCCAGGCTCGCGGCCGACGGCGCGGCGGTGGTACTGGGCGACTTCGACCGTGAGCGGCTCGAGTGCCTCGGGGCCGAGCTGGCCGCCGAGGCGCCGGGCCGGGTGCACACGATGCTCGGCGACCTCAGCAGGCGCGAGGACGCCGCGGCTCTCATGGGCGCCGCGACGGAGCGCTTCGGACGGCTCGATGTGCTGGTCAACTGTGCGGGCGGCGGGGTCATCCGGCCCACTCCCGACCACACCGAGGAGACCCTGCGGGCGACCGTCGACCGCAATCTCTGGACCACGCTGTACTGCACGCTCGAGGCGCTCCCCGCGATGTCCGCCGCCGGGTACGGCCGGATCGTGAACGTCGGCGCCGAGTCCGTCCGCAACGGCCTGTTCCGGCACGCGATCTACAACGCCGCGAAGGGCGGCGTCCACGCCGTAGCCACCGGGCTCGCCCGTGAGTACGCCGAGCAGGGCATCACCGTGAACGTCGTCGCGCCCGCGTGGATCACCACCCCTGAGGCCGACGCGCGCATCGCCGCCTCTCCGGAGGCGGAGCGCGCGGACTGGGCCGTGTTCATGGACCAGATGCGCGCCACCATCCCGATGAAGCGGCCGGGCACGGTCGCCGAGGTCGCCGCCGCCGTCGCCTTCGTGGCCTCGGAGGAGGCGTCGTACATCACCGGACAGACGATCAGTGTCAACGGCGGCAGCTCCATGCTGTGA
- a CDS encoding non-heme iron oxygenase ferredoxin subunit yields MAERSFACEVDDLDDGDTMTVELGGLPVALYRVGDEFYATADTCTHEKWSLGEEGDLDGFEITCTLHNARFDVRDGKALCFPATVDLKRYSTIVEDGRVYVAPAEVSA; encoded by the coding sequence ATGGCGGAACGGAGCTTCGCGTGCGAGGTCGACGATCTCGACGACGGCGACACGATGACGGTGGAGTTGGGTGGCCTGCCCGTCGCGCTCTACCGGGTCGGGGACGAGTTCTACGCCACCGCCGACACGTGCACCCACGAGAAGTGGTCGCTGGGTGAGGAAGGTGACCTCGACGGGTTCGAGATCACCTGCACCCTGCACAATGCCCGGTTCGACGTGCGTGACGGGAAGGCCCTGTGCTTCCCGGCAACGGTGGACCTCAAGCGGTACTCGACGATCGTCGAGGACGGCCGCGTGTACGTCGCCCCCGCCGAGGTGTCCGCATGA
- a CDS encoding NAD(P)/FAD-dependent oxidoreductase, with translation MSTADPVRSVTVVGGGLAGFTAARELRSRGFEGTLRIVDPQGLPYDRPPLSKSYLSGAAEAASLHLAPPEWYADNDVEVIEDSAAKIAVGSGSVMLASGSGLETDAVVLATGGRARRLPVPGGDLPGVVSLRDLADADTLREYLRPGVRLLIVGAGLIGAEVASTATKAGAQVTLVDPVPIPLVPAVGEELAEKLHGMHAAHGVETLRGVPQRIVADAGALLVDVERQGRLERVAADLVLTAIGIVPDTSLAGSAGLAVDAGIEIDAASRTSNPGVWAAGDGVRIRSADGTLRRCSEHWEAAVLSGTAAACSILGQETPERPPSWFWTDRYGVHVEAVGSMSAPGSTVLRQSERQLVAFRVDGDGALVGCAAIDGGKTLRAAKRLIVRGARIGLAELADPTVDLKKVGGK, from the coding sequence GTGTCCACCGCCGATCCGGTCCGCTCGGTCACCGTCGTCGGGGGCGGGCTCGCCGGGTTCACCGCCGCCCGCGAGCTGCGCTCCCGGGGATTCGAAGGCACCCTGCGGATCGTCGACCCGCAAGGCCTGCCGTACGACCGTCCGCCGCTCTCCAAGTCGTACCTATCCGGGGCGGCCGAGGCCGCTTCCCTGCACCTCGCGCCGCCGGAGTGGTACGCCGACAACGACGTCGAGGTCATCGAGGACAGCGCCGCGAAGATCGCCGTCGGCTCCGGCTCCGTCATGCTGGCGAGCGGTTCCGGGTTGGAGACGGACGCCGTCGTCCTCGCCACCGGTGGGCGGGCCCGAAGGCTTCCGGTGCCCGGCGGCGACCTGCCCGGCGTCGTGTCGCTGCGGGACCTCGCGGACGCGGACACGCTGCGGGAGTACCTGCGCCCCGGCGTCCGCCTGCTCATCGTCGGCGCCGGGCTGATCGGCGCGGAGGTCGCCTCCACCGCGACGAAGGCGGGCGCGCAGGTGACACTCGTGGACCCGGTGCCCATACCGCTGGTGCCCGCTGTCGGCGAGGAGTTGGCCGAGAAGCTGCACGGGATGCACGCCGCGCACGGCGTCGAGACGCTCCGGGGCGTGCCCCAACGGATCGTCGCCGACGCGGGCGCACTGCTCGTGGACGTCGAGCGTCAGGGCCGTCTCGAACGAGTGGCCGCAGACCTGGTCCTGACCGCCATCGGTATCGTCCCCGACACTTCACTGGCGGGCTCGGCAGGGCTCGCGGTGGATGCGGGAATCGAGATCGACGCGGCCAGCCGCACCTCGAACCCCGGCGTATGGGCGGCGGGCGACGGCGTGCGGATCCGGTCGGCCGACGGGACCCTGCGCCGCTGCAGCGAACACTGGGAAGCCGCCGTACTCAGCGGCACCGCGGCCGCATGCTCGATCCTCGGCCAGGAGACCCCCGAGCGCCCCCCGTCCTGGTTCTGGACCGACCGCTACGGCGTACACGTCGAGGCGGTGGGCTCCATGTCGGCACCCGGCTCGACCGTGCTCCGCCAGTCCGAACGACAGCTGGTCGCATTCAGGGTGGACGGAGACGGCGCCCTCGTCGGTTGCGCGGCGATCGACGGCGGGAAAACACTCAGGGCCGCGAAACGCCTCATCGTGCGCGGCGCCCGGATCGGACTCGCCGAACTCGCCGACCCGACGGTCGACCTCAAAAAGGTCGGCGGGAAATAG
- a CDS encoding VOC family protein has translation MSAARFHHVSLSVADLPAQEAWYADTFGPTQVEERLELSLA, from the coding sequence ATGTCCGCTGCCCGTTTTCACCACGTCAGCCTCTCCGTTGCCGACCTTCCCGCGCAGGAAGCCTGGTACGCCGACACGTTCGGGCCCACACAGGTGGAAGAGCGCCTGGAGCTGTCGCTGGCGTAG